One genomic segment of Corallococcus silvisoli includes these proteins:
- a CDS encoding CheR family methyltransferase, whose product MLNVGNKVLQQLSSLLLERAGLKITLDGYHSLRLALSTRMPALGLSDPEKYLQKLMSASGEEELRALLPLVTVGHTEFFRDAKQFRALEQSVLPEMLARARREMRRVSIWSAGCATGEEPYSLALVMAELGALAVEVDLWATDLNLAAVEAARQGRFSTRRAMAIGPERLQRFFRSVEDGYEASPILREYIRFDGQNLAAPVFDKVSPASLDLILCRNVIIYFDLPTIRGLMDRFLAALRPGGLLFLGYSESLFKVYDRFEMIEVDGAFVYRRPLGERPLPPPRVSLATEPPPRPGSPESFAQELRQRLQASAEAAAKLRAAGIAEASGARSGDAPRRPTTEMPAVSPLAGRRTGEFPALRTEPPRAVDAPRRATTDRPSGAFPVVRVETAASRPGVDGGAVRSSGSWPQLLPPAERLNMAVRKMVQGDFAGAIDGVKRLLVDEPSDLDALLTLGNLYSLTGHIGEARDTFGQALQREPLCVEARVFGGVAAMQAGSLAEARSELSKALFLEPTLAIGHYLLAQVQERTQEFEAARRSYRNAVAQLKYPQRPLAGHYPEMLDSAEAISRAARYALAALEEQPG is encoded by the coding sequence GTGCTGAACGTGGGCAACAAGGTGCTCCAGCAGCTCTCCTCGCTCCTCCTGGAGCGGGCAGGGCTGAAGATCACCCTGGATGGCTATCACAGCCTCCGGCTGGCGCTGTCCACGCGCATGCCCGCGCTGGGCCTGAGCGACCCGGAGAAGTACCTGCAGAAGTTGATGAGCGCGAGCGGCGAGGAGGAACTGCGCGCGCTCTTGCCGCTGGTGACGGTGGGGCACACGGAGTTCTTCCGCGACGCGAAGCAGTTCCGGGCGCTGGAGCAGAGCGTGCTGCCGGAGATGCTCGCGCGGGCCCGCCGTGAGATGCGCAGGGTGTCCATCTGGTCCGCGGGCTGCGCCACTGGCGAGGAGCCCTACAGCCTGGCGCTGGTGATGGCGGAGCTGGGGGCGCTCGCGGTGGAGGTGGACCTGTGGGCCACCGACCTGAACCTGGCCGCGGTGGAGGCCGCGCGGCAGGGGCGCTTCTCCACGCGGCGGGCGATGGCGATTGGTCCGGAGCGCCTGCAGCGCTTCTTCCGCTCGGTGGAGGACGGCTACGAGGCGTCGCCCATCCTGCGCGAGTACATCCGCTTCGACGGCCAGAACCTGGCCGCGCCGGTGTTCGACAAGGTGTCGCCCGCGTCGCTGGACCTCATCCTGTGCCGCAACGTCATCATCTACTTCGACCTGCCCACCATCCGCGGGCTGATGGACCGGTTCCTCGCGGCGCTGCGCCCGGGCGGGCTGTTGTTCCTGGGGTACTCGGAGAGCCTGTTCAAGGTCTATGACCGCTTCGAGATGATCGAAGTGGACGGCGCGTTCGTGTACCGGCGCCCGCTGGGGGAGCGCCCCCTGCCGCCTCCCCGCGTGTCCCTGGCCACGGAGCCGCCGCCGCGCCCGGGCAGTCCGGAGTCCTTCGCGCAGGAGCTGCGCCAGCGGCTCCAGGCCAGCGCGGAGGCCGCGGCGAAGCTGCGCGCGGCGGGCATCGCCGAGGCGTCCGGGGCCCGCTCCGGGGACGCGCCGCGCAGGCCCACCACGGAGATGCCCGCGGTGAGCCCCCTGGCGGGGCGGCGCACGGGGGAGTTCCCCGCGCTCCGGACCGAACCGCCTCGCGCCGTGGACGCGCCTCGCCGCGCGACGACGGACCGGCCCTCCGGTGCGTTCCCGGTGGTGCGGGTGGAGACCGCCGCGTCCCGCCCCGGGGTGGACGGCGGCGCCGTGCGGTCCAGCGGTTCGTGGCCGCAGCTGCTGCCGCCCGCGGAGCGCCTCAACATGGCCGTGCGGAAGATGGTGCAAGGGGACTTCGCCGGCGCCATCGATGGGGTGAAGCGCCTGCTGGTGGACGAGCCGTCCGACCTGGACGCGCTCCTCACGCTGGGCAACCTGTACTCGCTCACCGGCCACATTGGAGAAGCGCGTGACACCTTTGGCCAGGCGCTCCAGCGCGAGCCCCTGTGCGTGGAGGCGCGCGTCTTTGGCGGGGTGGCGGCGATGCAGGCGGGGAGCCTGGCCGAGGCCCGCTCCGAGCTGAGCAAGGCGCTCTTCCTGGAGCCCACGCTGGCCATTGGCCACTACCTGCTGGCGCAGGTGCAGGAGCGCACGCAGGAGTTCGAGGCGGCCCGCCGCAGCTACCGCAACGCGGTGGCGCAGCTGAAGTACCCGCAGCGCCCGCTGGCGGGGCACTACCCGGAGATGCTGGATTCGGCGGAGGCCATCTCCCGCGCGGCCCGCTATGCGCTGGCCGCGCTGGAGGAACAGCCGGGCTGA
- a CDS encoding chemotaxis protein CheB codes for MGGGTAVTGLAFRVLLVGRGLRALVRGLFDGESLVAVGPPEAEYAGAEGVVRRHFPDVLLVDLLSSEALGAIERVMAVRPTPILALHPGVLTGQQAFQALALGALDVMDRPMSPGPDFWAAVGRKLVMLAQVKGVRSPPASPRASRAQQAQEGPTAPFPLVALAASLGGPKAVAQVLRMIPRGFPAPIAYCQHISQGFTEGLAHWLSTETALRVVEATHDAWMEPGTVYIAPSGGHLLVKSDGRLELDSGPALRGFRPSCDMLLTSAGEAFGSRCIGVILTGMGRDGARGLKEIRERGGRTIAQDEATCVVYGMPREAVLLGAAQQVLPLDVIAPTLVQWVDAC; via the coding sequence GTGGGCGGCGGCACGGCGGTGACGGGACTCGCGTTCCGGGTCCTCCTGGTGGGGCGGGGCCTGCGCGCGCTGGTGCGCGGGCTCTTCGACGGGGAGTCCCTGGTGGCCGTGGGGCCCCCGGAGGCGGAGTACGCGGGCGCGGAGGGCGTCGTCCGGCGCCACTTCCCGGACGTGCTCCTGGTGGACCTCCTCTCCTCGGAGGCGCTGGGCGCCATCGAGCGCGTGATGGCCGTGCGGCCCACGCCCATCCTCGCGTTGCACCCGGGCGTGCTCACCGGACAACAGGCGTTCCAGGCCCTGGCCCTGGGCGCGCTGGACGTGATGGACCGGCCCATGAGCCCGGGGCCGGACTTCTGGGCGGCCGTCGGCCGCAAGCTGGTGATGCTCGCGCAGGTGAAGGGCGTGCGCTCACCACCGGCCTCACCCCGGGCCTCCCGTGCGCAGCAGGCGCAGGAAGGACCGACAGCTCCGTTTCCCCTGGTGGCCCTGGCCGCGTCGCTGGGCGGGCCCAAGGCGGTGGCGCAGGTGCTGCGGATGATTCCGCGGGGATTCCCGGCGCCCATCGCCTACTGTCAGCACATCAGCCAGGGCTTCACGGAGGGCCTGGCGCATTGGCTGTCCACGGAGACAGCGCTGCGCGTCGTCGAGGCGACGCACGACGCGTGGATGGAGCCGGGCACGGTGTACATCGCGCCTTCGGGAGGACATCTGCTGGTGAAGTCGGATGGCCGTCTGGAACTGGATTCGGGACCCGCCCTGCGAGGCTTCCGCCCATCGTGTGACATGCTGCTCACTTCGGCCGGAGAGGCCTTCGGCTCGCGGTGCATTGGCGTCATCCTGACGGGAATGGGCCGTGATGGCGCCAGGGGCCTGAAGGAGATTCGCGAGCGGGGAGGGCGTACCATCGCGCAGGACGAGGCGACGTGCGTCGTCTACGGCATGCCTCGTGAGGCGGTGCTCCTGGGCGCGGCGCAGCAGGTGCTGCCGCTGGATGTCATCGCTCCGACGCTCGTGCAGTGGGTGGACGCGTGCTGA
- a CDS encoding polyhydroxyalkanoic acid system family protein, whose translation MGTLKFEVPHNLPKDEVKKRVEQLLQYWGSKYGVKSDWQGDEGAKLAGKVMGINLDASFVITDKAVSGEGTDPGMLLRSQAKTYLQKKFGSVLDPAKSLEQVKGGLKD comes from the coding sequence ATGGGCACGTTGAAGTTCGAAGTCCCCCACAACCTTCCCAAGGACGAGGTCAAGAAGCGCGTCGAACAGCTCCTCCAGTACTGGGGCAGCAAGTACGGCGTGAAGTCGGACTGGCAGGGCGACGAGGGCGCGAAGCTCGCCGGCAAGGTGATGGGCATCAACCTGGATGCGAGCTTCGTCATCACCGACAAGGCCGTGTCGGGTGAGGGCACCGACCCCGGCATGCTCCTGCGCAGCCAGGCGAAGACGTACCTGCAGAAGAAGTTCGGCTCCGTGCTGGATCCAGCCAAGAGCCTGGAGCAGGTCAAGGGCGGTCTGAAGGACTGA
- a CDS encoding tRNA1(Val) (adenine(37)-N6)-methyltransferase: MRALTGTPEDWPRRVRLRLEPGPGETLDAICGGEVQVLQRRLGYRFTLDPVLLAHFAVFEAGAHRGRLLDLGTGCGIIPLVLARRFGRSELTALELQPGLFSLAERNVYLNRSEGAVSLVQGDLRQVPEMFPASSFGHVVCNPPYRARTAGRSNLSLEKALARHEIACELPDVVRAAAYLLVPRGGLCMVYPASRFSELVSVLRTLQLEPRTVRMVHPRMDRPAKLVLLHAVKGGRPDLTVLPPLLVHADEDPAFSDEVNAMVG, encoded by the coding sequence GTGCGGGCGCTGACGGGAACCCCGGAGGACTGGCCCCGCCGGGTGCGGCTGCGGTTGGAGCCGGGGCCGGGGGAGACGCTCGACGCCATCTGCGGCGGTGAGGTGCAGGTGCTCCAGCGCCGGCTGGGCTACCGCTTCACGTTGGATCCAGTGCTGCTGGCGCACTTCGCCGTGTTCGAGGCGGGCGCGCACCGGGGGCGGCTGCTCGACCTGGGCACGGGGTGCGGCATCATCCCGCTGGTGCTGGCGCGGCGGTTCGGGCGCTCGGAGCTCACCGCGCTGGAGTTGCAGCCGGGGCTGTTCTCCCTGGCCGAGCGCAACGTGTACCTGAACCGCAGCGAGGGCGCGGTGTCACTGGTGCAGGGCGACCTGCGGCAGGTGCCGGAGATGTTCCCCGCGAGCAGCTTCGGTCACGTGGTGTGCAATCCGCCCTACCGCGCGCGCACCGCGGGCCGCAGCAACCTGTCCCTGGAGAAGGCGCTCGCGCGGCATGAGATCGCCTGCGAGCTGCCGGACGTGGTGCGCGCCGCGGCCTACCTGCTGGTGCCCCGGGGAGGGCTGTGCATGGTGTACCCCGCGTCGCGGTTCAGCGAGCTGGTGTCGGTGCTGCGCACGCTCCAATTGGAGCCGCGCACGGTGCGCATGGTGCACCCGAGGATGGATCGGCCCGCGAAGCTGGTGCTGCTCCACGCGGTGAAGGGCGGCCGGCCGGACCTCACCGTGCTGCCGCCGCTCCTCGTCCACGCGGACGAGGACCCGGCCTTCAGCGACGAGGTGAACGCCATGGTCGGCTGA
- a CDS encoding deoxyribodipyrimidine photo-lyase, which translates to MPEGISWSELAVDSARIQVVKDVPFPPGQRDFVLYWCMVNHRWEENHALDAAIALGNHLGLPVVVYQAIRPDYPYASERLHAWALEGMADMARGCAARGLPYWLELPRTAKEHKHRLASLGKRAAAVVSDLFPTYIIPGHLRGAAKALHVPLIAVDASCVVPMQRIPAAQVGAYALRPKLRKLWPEYLEHLLPKRKARVSGASLQPDFDLSDAAEARAALDTFAVDHAVKPLAERGGRKAGLKALDAFLHERLKDYDTGRNDPGRGMQSNLSPYYHWGNLFPGEAARAAIAAKGKDHPSVQSFLEELLVRRELGFNYCFHTPGPKQLSVASLPAWARETLSRHQKDPRPHRYTYEDLDQGRTEDPLWNAAQRELRERGRIHNYLRMLWGKKILEWSPTPQEALDRIARLNDTYAVDGRDPASVANFMWVLGLHDRPFQERPVLGKVRPMSSLRTAEKFDLAPYLERWGAPPGAAAPAPAKARRPRKKAPRPAGG; encoded by the coding sequence ATGCCTGAAGGAATCTCGTGGTCCGAACTCGCGGTCGACTCCGCTCGAATCCAGGTGGTGAAGGACGTCCCCTTCCCTCCAGGACAGCGGGACTTCGTTCTCTACTGGTGCATGGTCAATCACCGCTGGGAGGAGAACCACGCGCTGGACGCCGCCATCGCGCTGGGCAACCACCTGGGCCTGCCGGTCGTCGTCTACCAGGCCATCCGCCCGGATTACCCCTATGCGTCGGAGCGACTTCACGCGTGGGCGCTGGAGGGCATGGCGGACATGGCCCGGGGCTGCGCCGCGCGGGGGCTGCCATACTGGCTGGAGCTGCCGCGCACGGCGAAGGAGCACAAGCACCGGCTCGCGAGCCTGGGCAAGCGCGCGGCGGCTGTCGTGTCGGACCTCTTCCCCACGTACATCATCCCGGGACACCTCCGCGGCGCGGCGAAGGCGCTGCACGTGCCGCTCATCGCCGTGGACGCGTCGTGCGTGGTGCCCATGCAGCGCATCCCCGCGGCGCAGGTGGGGGCGTACGCGCTGCGGCCCAAGCTGCGCAAGCTGTGGCCGGAGTACCTGGAGCACCTCCTGCCCAAGCGCAAGGCGCGGGTCTCGGGAGCGTCGCTCCAGCCGGACTTCGACCTCTCCGACGCGGCCGAAGCGCGGGCCGCGCTGGACACGTTCGCGGTGGACCACGCCGTGAAGCCCCTGGCGGAGCGCGGCGGCCGCAAGGCGGGCCTGAAGGCCCTGGACGCCTTCCTCCACGAGCGGCTGAAGGACTACGACACCGGCAGGAATGATCCGGGGCGGGGCATGCAGTCCAACCTGTCTCCCTACTACCACTGGGGCAACCTCTTCCCGGGCGAGGCGGCGCGCGCGGCCATCGCGGCGAAGGGCAAGGACCACCCCTCGGTCCAATCCTTCCTGGAAGAGCTGCTCGTGCGCCGCGAGCTGGGCTTCAACTACTGCTTCCACACGCCCGGCCCGAAGCAACTGAGCGTGGCCTCCCTGCCCGCCTGGGCGCGCGAGACGCTCTCCCGCCACCAGAAGGATCCGCGTCCACACCGCTACACCTACGAGGACCTGGACCAGGGCCGCACCGAGGACCCGCTCTGGAACGCGGCCCAGCGCGAGCTGCGCGAGCGCGGCCGGATCCACAACTACCTGCGCATGCTCTGGGGAAAGAAGATCCTCGAATGGAGCCCCACGCCGCAGGAGGCCCTGGACCGCATCGCGCGGCTCAACGACACCTACGCCGTGGACGGACGCGACCCGGCGAGCGTCGCCAACTTCATGTGGGTCCTGGGACTGCACGACCGGCCCTTCCAGGAGCGCCCGGTGCTGGGGAAGGTGCGGCCCATGAGCTCGCTGCGCACCGCGGAGAAGTTCGACCTGGCCCCGTACCTGGAGCGCTGGGGCGCTCCACCCGGAGCGGCGGCCCCCGCCCCCGCGAAGGCGCGGCGCCCCCGGAAGAAGGCCCCCCGCCCGGCCGGCGGATGA
- a CDS encoding DUF1015 domain-containing protein, with product MARVLPFSALLASLDSSLEPGDGPPRGNAAPLPTHVRPLLEAANPSAELRRLRDAGGLLKDARPALYVVELHGPAGRFSGPPVRYLLCALTPDAVPSLEQDPYRPRAWEVEPAVTLVADDHGALRALLAEAAERGISVWKGQYDGSPVSLLRIEPSPVSKRLQAVLDQAPMRPLAALSEKGASLAAVVPLSEPGLELCPIHRALKGVETFQEDTFLTLVSAYARVMELDAPLTTPQGLAAARERLATLVPGQHAVLLVLPGGRGRILRFRQGLDLAHLKGAPRNPTLRSLDLALLNALVLRTVLGIQEPESSGHPQVYPVHGLEALVRGVEAGTFQAGFALNPPPVWEVRAVMEAQATLPPRTLRVEPRVPAGLLFMDPEV from the coding sequence ATGGCGCGCGTCCTCCCGTTCTCGGCCCTCCTGGCCTCGCTGGACTCCTCCCTGGAGCCCGGTGACGGTCCTCCTCGCGGAAACGCGGCCCCGCTGCCCACGCACGTGCGGCCCCTGCTGGAGGCCGCGAACCCGAGCGCGGAGCTGCGCCGCCTGCGCGACGCCGGTGGCCTGCTGAAGGATGCCCGTCCGGCGCTCTACGTCGTGGAGCTGCACGGGCCCGCGGGCCGGTTCTCCGGTCCCCCGGTGCGATACCTGCTGTGCGCGCTGACACCGGACGCGGTGCCGTCGCTGGAGCAGGACCCCTACCGGCCGCGCGCGTGGGAGGTGGAGCCCGCCGTCACCCTGGTGGCGGATGACCATGGCGCCCTGCGCGCGTTGCTGGCCGAGGCCGCCGAGCGCGGCATCTCCGTCTGGAAGGGGCAGTACGACGGCAGCCCGGTGTCGCTCCTGCGCATCGAACCCTCGCCGGTGTCCAAGCGGCTTCAGGCGGTGTTGGATCAAGCGCCCATGCGGCCCCTGGCGGCGCTGAGTGAGAAGGGCGCGTCCCTGGCGGCGGTGGTGCCGCTGTCCGAGCCGGGCCTGGAGCTGTGCCCCATCCACCGCGCGCTCAAGGGGGTGGAGACCTTCCAGGAGGACACGTTCCTCACGCTGGTGTCGGCCTATGCGCGCGTGATGGAGCTGGACGCGCCGCTCACCACGCCGCAGGGTCTGGCGGCCGCGCGGGAGCGGTTGGCCACGCTGGTGCCGGGTCAGCACGCGGTGCTGCTGGTGTTGCCGGGAGGGCGGGGCCGCATCCTGCGCTTCCGTCAGGGGTTGGATCTGGCGCACCTGAAGGGCGCGCCCCGGAACCCCACGCTGCGCAGCCTGGATCTGGCGCTGCTCAACGCGCTGGTGCTGCGCACGGTGCTGGGCATCCAGGAGCCGGAGTCCTCCGGACATCCGCAGGTGTATCCGGTGCATGGGCTGGAGGCGCTGGTGCGAGGGGTGGAGGCCGGCACGTTCCAGGCGGGCTTCGCGCTCAACCCGCCGCCCGTGTGGGAGGTGCGGGCGGTGATGGAGGCTCAGGCCACGCTGCCGCCGCGCACCCTGCGGGTGGAGCCGCGCGTGCCAGCGGGGTTGCTCTTCATGGATCCCGAAGTCTGA
- a CDS encoding Frizzy aggregation protein FrzB — protein MSANAFLDEPVPELDPDAPLGEVDILFFQIGDAEYGTDASQVLRIDRALPEDLTVPALGLPHKGLRALVFDTPEGEGHLKVDGVNGVRSVALGVLRRMPSAAAAASYAVGVCLEGEAGRPVLLIDLAETLKTQGRH, from the coding sequence ATGAGCGCCAACGCCTTCCTGGACGAGCCGGTGCCCGAGCTGGATCCGGACGCACCGTTGGGAGAGGTGGACATCCTCTTCTTCCAGATTGGCGACGCCGAATACGGCACGGACGCGTCGCAGGTGTTGCGCATCGACCGGGCGCTCCCGGAGGACCTCACCGTGCCCGCCCTGGGCCTGCCCCACAAGGGCCTGCGCGCGCTGGTCTTCGACACCCCCGAGGGCGAGGGCCACCTGAAGGTGGACGGCGTCAACGGGGTGCGCTCCGTGGCGCTGGGCGTGCTGCGCCGCATGCCGTCCGCGGCGGCGGCGGCTTCCTACGCGGTGGGCGTCTGCCTGGAGGGTGAGGCAGGGCGTCCGGTGTTGCTGATTGATTTGGCGGAAACCTTGAAGACGCAAGGAAGGCACTGA
- a CDS encoding methyl-accepting chemotaxis protein — protein MSLESPNEKPAAKSRGARKSPGAKAASANAVVDPLKPFTDTLMSVLSGNLNARVPQDRVQADPTGFGHLLNQVLEQFSSAEHRKQVAAQEIDQALDSLIILVREGDLSRWNTSTEDPQLGPLLEGFGKVIETLRIFVREINEAALRLSSSANQVLAASTQHETSSTEQAAAIHETTATMEELKHASAQIAENAGSVARVAEETLGAARAGRGAIGEFIQAMQQIRSDGVAVADSISKLSKRVERIGTVVEVIDEIADRSDLLALNAALEGSRAGEAGKGFSIVAAEMRRLAENVLESTKEIKNLITEIREATAAAAGAADASKHATESGEKLGAVAAQAVEGILAGVQETSDAARVINLATQQQRTATEQVVASMAEIEDVTRQTTQASKQATGAAAELTQLAGRLAELIKRFKAD, from the coding sequence ATGTCCCTGGAGAGCCCCAACGAGAAGCCCGCGGCGAAGTCCCGCGGCGCGAGGAAGTCCCCGGGCGCGAAGGCCGCCAGCGCCAACGCGGTCGTGGATCCGCTCAAGCCCTTCACCGACACGCTGATGTCGGTGCTGTCCGGCAACCTGAACGCGCGCGTGCCGCAGGATCGCGTCCAGGCGGACCCCACGGGCTTTGGCCACCTGCTCAACCAGGTGCTGGAGCAGTTCTCCTCCGCTGAACACCGCAAGCAGGTGGCGGCCCAGGAGATCGATCAGGCGCTGGATTCGCTGATCATCCTGGTGCGCGAGGGCGACCTGTCGCGCTGGAACACGTCCACCGAGGACCCCCAGCTCGGGCCCCTGCTGGAGGGCTTCGGCAAGGTCATCGAGACGCTGCGCATCTTCGTGCGGGAGATCAACGAGGCCGCCCTGCGGCTGTCGTCCTCCGCCAACCAGGTGCTGGCGGCGTCCACGCAGCACGAGACGTCCTCCACCGAGCAGGCCGCGGCCATCCACGAGACGACCGCGACCATGGAGGAGCTGAAGCACGCCTCCGCGCAGATCGCGGAGAACGCGGGCAGCGTGGCGCGCGTGGCGGAGGAGACGCTGGGCGCGGCCCGCGCGGGCCGTGGCGCCATTGGCGAGTTCATCCAGGCCATGCAGCAGATCCGCAGCGACGGGGTCGCGGTGGCGGACTCCATCTCCAAGCTGTCCAAGCGCGTGGAGCGCATTGGCACGGTGGTGGAGGTCATCGACGAGATCGCGGACCGCTCCGACCTGCTGGCGCTCAACGCGGCGCTGGAAGGCAGCCGCGCGGGCGAGGCGGGCAAGGGCTTCTCCATCGTCGCGGCGGAGATGCGCCGGCTGGCGGAGAACGTCCTGGAGTCCACCAAGGAGATCAAGAACCTCATCACGGAGATCCGCGAGGCCACGGCCGCGGCGGCGGGCGCGGCGGACGCGTCCAAGCACGCCACGGAGTCCGGTGAGAAGCTGGGCGCGGTGGCGGCGCAGGCCGTGGAGGGCATCCTCGCCGGCGTGCAGGAGACGAGCGACGCGGCCCGGGTCATCAACCTGGCGACCCAGCAGCAGCGCACGGCCACCGAGCAGGTGGTGGCCTCCATGGCGGAGATCGAGGACGTGACGCGCCAGACGACGCAGGCGTCGAAGCAGGCCACCGGGGCCGCCGCCGAGCTCACCCAGCTCGCGGGCCGGCTCGCGGAACTCATCAAGCGCTTCAAGGCCGACTAG
- a CDS encoding hybrid sensor histidine kinase/response regulator, whose translation MDTEALKKSLLKKFQEVTADRLQKIQLGVIDLEKETAEQAADDVARELHTMKGEARMLGLAAIGQLAHAAEDVLRAEREGKTATETATDVMLRACDVLSDLLEDLDAAHTGTSATEEMVKALSEVSGHPVPALGPVRKPAASAAPPVAPPKVVAPPPAATPAVAAASSAVAAMPPAQAAPVAPPSAPAPSPAKEDEAPNPAKASSIADRSIRVNVEVLDSLGLLAGDLLVESARGRLRSTETAQLFERFSRLGDRFLRISEDVEVPDAVRTELERAEADLHMLRDDAFRFVRRNGDGINTLHGNLAQLADHVAEARLVPLSTVFDAFPRAVRDIAKTQNKEVDLIIENADIGVDRSMLADVRDALVHLLRNAVDHGLESPDFRQQMGKPDTGRIRIRVRVDGDMLHIEVEDDGRGMDTDRLKQVAVNKRLLSPVQAAALSEREAIELIFRPGFSTRETVSELSGRGVGMDVVKRKVETLGGSVGVTSRQGRGTTVTLRLPQSLALMKVLLVRLGDDVYGMPAADVVAVMRIKPDDRMEVFGTLAVRHRGKPTALVALGPLLGLNGGNRFDKPPAVVVRHGDDYAALVVDGFVDEREVAVKPCGGEFLKGAPFIAGTAALEDGRIAVLLHVPDIMTEVRRMARPVTQAPASRRLRVLLVDDSPIARATEGALVKALGHSVEEAQDGEEAYAKVQTNTYDLILTDVQMPKLDGFSLTRRLKGTPAVARIPVIILSSLASPEDKRRGLDAGADAYLVKGELGVESLAQSIDRLT comes from the coding sequence ATGGACACCGAGGCCCTCAAGAAATCCCTCCTGAAGAAGTTCCAGGAGGTCACGGCCGACCGACTCCAGAAGATCCAACTGGGAGTCATCGACCTGGAGAAGGAGACCGCGGAGCAGGCCGCGGACGACGTCGCGCGCGAACTGCACACGATGAAGGGCGAGGCCCGCATGTTGGGCCTGGCCGCCATCGGGCAGCTCGCGCACGCGGCCGAGGACGTCCTGCGCGCCGAGCGCGAAGGCAAGACGGCCACCGAGACCGCCACGGACGTCATGCTCCGCGCATGCGACGTGCTGTCGGACCTCCTGGAGGACCTGGACGCCGCCCACACCGGTACGTCCGCCACCGAGGAGATGGTCAAGGCCCTGTCGGAGGTGTCCGGCCATCCGGTCCCCGCCCTGGGCCCGGTGCGCAAGCCCGCCGCCTCCGCCGCGCCGCCCGTGGCCCCGCCAAAGGTCGTGGCTCCGCCACCAGCGGCCACGCCCGCGGTCGCCGCGGCTTCGTCCGCGGTGGCCGCGATGCCGCCCGCGCAGGCCGCGCCCGTCGCACCGCCCTCCGCCCCGGCGCCCAGCCCCGCGAAGGAGGACGAGGCCCCGAACCCCGCGAAGGCCAGCTCCATCGCGGATCGCAGCATCCGCGTGAACGTGGAGGTGCTGGACTCGCTGGGCCTGCTCGCCGGCGACCTGTTGGTGGAGAGCGCCCGTGGCCGGCTTCGCAGCACGGAGACGGCGCAGCTGTTCGAGCGCTTCAGCCGCCTGGGCGACCGCTTCCTGCGGATCTCCGAGGACGTGGAAGTGCCGGACGCGGTGCGCACGGAGCTGGAGCGCGCGGAGGCCGACCTGCACATGCTGCGCGACGACGCGTTCCGCTTCGTGCGCCGCAACGGGGACGGCATCAACACACTGCACGGCAACCTGGCGCAGCTGGCGGACCACGTGGCCGAAGCGCGCCTCGTGCCGCTGTCCACCGTCTTCGACGCGTTCCCCCGCGCGGTGCGCGACATCGCGAAGACGCAGAACAAGGAAGTGGACCTGATCATCGAGAACGCCGACATCGGCGTGGACCGGTCCATGCTGGCCGACGTGCGCGACGCGCTGGTGCACCTGCTGCGCAACGCGGTGGACCACGGCCTGGAGTCTCCGGACTTCCGCCAGCAGATGGGCAAGCCCGACACGGGCCGCATCCGCATCCGGGTGCGCGTGGACGGCGACATGCTCCACATCGAGGTGGAGGACGACGGCCGGGGCATGGACACCGACCGGCTCAAGCAGGTGGCCGTCAACAAGCGCCTCCTGTCGCCGGTGCAGGCCGCGGCGCTGTCGGAGCGCGAGGCCATCGAGCTCATCTTCCGCCCCGGCTTCTCCACCCGCGAGACGGTCAGCGAGCTGTCCGGCCGCGGCGTGGGCATGGACGTGGTGAAGCGCAAGGTGGAGACGCTGGGCGGGTCCGTGGGCGTCACGAGCCGCCAGGGCCGTGGCACCACCGTCACGCTGCGGCTGCCGCAGTCGCTCGCCCTGATGAAGGTGCTGCTGGTGCGCCTGGGCGACGACGTCTATGGCATGCCCGCCGCGGACGTGGTGGCCGTCATGCGCATCAAGCCGGATGACCGCATGGAGGTGTTCGGCACGCTGGCGGTGCGGCACCGGGGGAAGCCCACGGCGCTCGTGGCGCTGGGGCCGCTGCTGGGGCTCAACGGCGGCAACCGCTTCGACAAGCCGCCCGCGGTGGTGGTGCGTCACGGCGACGACTACGCCGCGTTGGTGGTGGACGGCTTCGTGGACGAGCGCGAGGTGGCGGTGAAGCCCTGCGGCGGTGAGTTCCTCAAGGGCGCGCCCTTCATCGCGGGCACGGCGGCGCTGGAGGACGGGCGCATCGCGGTGCTCCTGCACGTGCCGGACATCATGACGGAGGTGCGCCGCATGGCCCGCCCCGTCACCCAGGCGCCCGCCAGCCGCCGGCTGCGCGTGCTGCTGGTGGACGACTCGCCCATCGCGCGCGCGACGGAAGGCGCGCTCGTCAAGGCGCTGGGCCACTCCGTGGAGGAGGCGCAGGACGGCGAGGAGGCGTATGCGAAGGTGCAGACGAACACGTACGATCTCATCCTCACCGACGTGCAGATGCCCAAGCTGGACGGCTTCTCCCTCACGCGGCGGCTGAAGGGGACGCCCGCCGTGGCGCGCATCCCGGTCATCATCCTGTCGTCGCTCGCGTCGCCAGAAGACAAGAGGCGCGGGCTGGACGCGGGCGCGGATGCGTACCTGGTCAAGGGCGAGCTGGGCGTGGAGAGCCTGGCGCAGTCCATCGATCGGCTGACCTGA